In a genomic window of Myxococcales bacterium:
- a CDS encoding aldo/keto reductase, with translation MATRWLGRTGVRVSSLALGCMSFGGDADAATSAALYARARDAGVTLFDTADVYNHGRSEELLGQLSAGHGDEIVVATKAYFPTGAGGNARGTSRYHLVRACEASLRRLGRDHVDLFYLHRYDDRTDLDETLRALDDLVTAGKVLYPACSNFAAWQVARALGAAALARLRPLVAVQPMYNLLKRQAEVELLPMAAALDVAVVPYSPTAGGLLTGKWGVGKRPDSGRMTTNAMYQTRYADPAYLAAADGLGAIAAELGVTPAALAVAWTAGHPAVTSVLLGARTVAQLDELLAADAIAMTPELRARIAALTPEPPPATDRTEERSAATYGAR, from the coding sequence ATCGCGACCCGGTGGCTGGGTCGCACGGGCGTGCGGGTGTCGAGCCTGGCGCTCGGGTGCATGTCGTTCGGCGGTGACGCCGACGCGGCCACCAGCGCCGCGCTGTACGCGCGCGCGCGCGACGCCGGCGTGACCCTGTTCGACACCGCCGACGTCTACAACCACGGCCGGTCCGAGGAGCTGCTCGGGCAGCTCTCGGCCGGGCACGGCGACGAGATCGTCGTCGCGACCAAGGCCTACTTCCCGACCGGCGCCGGCGGCAACGCCCGGGGCACCTCGCGCTACCACCTGGTGCGCGCGTGCGAGGCCAGCCTGCGCCGGCTCGGCCGCGATCACGTCGACCTGTTCTACCTGCACCGCTACGACGATCGCACCGACCTCGACGAGACGCTGCGCGCCCTCGACGATCTGGTGACGGCGGGCAAGGTGCTCTACCCCGCCTGCTCGAACTTCGCGGCGTGGCAGGTGGCGCGGGCGCTCGGCGCCGCCGCGCTGGCCCGGCTGCGGCCGCTGGTGGCGGTGCAGCCGATGTACAACCTGCTCAAGCGCCAGGCCGAGGTCGAGCTCCTGCCGATGGCGGCGGCGCTCGACGTCGCGGTCGTGCCCTACAGCCCGACCGCGGGCGGGCTCCTGACCGGCAAGTGGGGCGTCGGCAAGCGTCCGGATTCCGGACGGATGACGACCAACGCGATGTACCAGACCCGCTACGCCGACCCCGCCTACCTGGCCGCGGCCGACGGGCTCGGCGCGATCGCGGCCGAGCTCGGCGTGACGCCGGCGGCGCTGGCGGTGGCGTGGACCGCGGGCCACCCGGCCGTGACCTCGGTGCTGCTGGGCGCCCGCACCGTGGCGCAGCTCGACGAGCTGCTCGCCGCCGACGCGATCGCGATGACGCCCGAGCTGCGGGCCCGGATCGCGGCGCTGACGCCCGAGCCGCCACCGGCCACCGACCGCACCGAGGAGCGCAGCGCGGCCACCTACGGCGCCCGGTGA
- the cphA gene encoding cyanophycin synthetase, with translation MKILERRVYRGPSQYAHFPVMRLTMDLGELEAWPSAKIAGFNPALLAALPGLDQHTCSFGVAGGFVRRLTEDTGTWLGHVLEHVAIELQQLAGAKVTFGKTRSAGAPGQYYVVYEYEEERVGEAAGDLALALLQQLLPIELRPAQPPREPAWSFKDELDALITLAQRRQLGPSTGSLVRAAEARDIPWLRLNDYSLVQFGHGKYQKRIQATVTSETRHIAVAIASDKEETNRILGDLGLPVPQQRLARTAEEAARAAERLGYPVVVKPLDANHGRGVSINLRTSDEVRLAFDKAREHARTIVIETFLEGFDHRMLVVNGALVAVAKRVPGHVVGDGAHTITELVDLVNADPRRGLGHEKVLTRLEFDHQAERLMEQHGITADHVLPAGEVFFLRSTGNLSTGGTAVDLTDVVHPDNREMAERASQAIGLDVAGIDFITRDISRSYREVGGGICEVNAAPGFRMHVAPTEGKPRDVAGPVMDMLFPPGTPARIPIAAITGTNGKTTTARMLAHIHKMDGRKVGLATTDGVYVDGERTVVGDMTGPRAAQMVLRDPEVDLAVLETARGGLVRAGMGYRTCDVGAVLNVTADHLGLKGIDTLEQLAEIKRIVVEVARGTAVLNADDLRCLKMADHTQAARIAYVTMNPRHELVRQHISAGGLAAVLEDQIRGQMITLYDHGAHLPLVWTHLIPATLEGAALHNVHNAMVAAVMAYAMGVKVENIRQGLRTFDTTFFQAPGRLNVYDKLPFKVILDYGHNPAAVQAMAALVGRLEVAGRRIAVVSAPGDRRDDDLTAIARIAGQAFDHIIFRRDEDRRGRGPDEVPTMMQAALVADGYPAAQTQVIVDEQQAIAAALRLAQPGDLLVIFGDNITRSWKQIIYFKGEEPAADAAEPPAAPVRAAARAEQVEVPLGGGAVIADERGVRLARETDD, from the coding sequence ATGAAGATCCTCGAGCGGCGCGTCTACCGCGGCCCCAGCCAGTACGCGCACTTCCCGGTCATGCGGCTCACGATGGACCTCGGCGAGCTCGAGGCGTGGCCGAGCGCGAAGATCGCCGGCTTCAACCCGGCCCTGCTCGCGGCGCTGCCCGGGCTCGATCAGCACACCTGCTCGTTCGGCGTGGCGGGCGGCTTCGTCCGGCGCCTCACCGAGGACACCGGCACCTGGCTCGGCCACGTGCTCGAGCACGTCGCGATCGAGCTGCAGCAGCTCGCCGGCGCCAAGGTGACGTTCGGGAAGACCCGCTCGGCCGGCGCGCCGGGCCAGTACTACGTGGTCTACGAGTACGAGGAGGAGCGCGTCGGCGAGGCCGCCGGCGACCTCGCGCTCGCGCTCTTGCAGCAGCTCCTGCCGATCGAGCTGCGCCCGGCCCAGCCGCCCCGCGAGCCGGCCTGGAGCTTCAAGGACGAGCTCGACGCGCTGATCACGCTGGCGCAGCGCCGCCAGCTCGGCCCCTCGACCGGGTCGCTGGTGCGGGCGGCCGAGGCCCGCGACATCCCGTGGCTGCGCCTCAACGACTACTCGCTGGTGCAGTTCGGCCACGGCAAGTACCAGAAGCGGATCCAGGCCACGGTCACCAGCGAGACCCGCCACATCGCGGTCGCGATCGCCTCGGACAAGGAGGAGACCAACCGCATCCTCGGCGACCTCGGCCTGCCGGTGCCGCAGCAGCGCCTGGCCCGGACCGCCGAGGAGGCCGCGCGCGCGGCCGAGCGCCTCGGCTACCCGGTGGTGGTCAAGCCGCTCGACGCCAACCACGGCCGCGGCGTGTCGATCAACCTCCGGACCTCGGACGAGGTCCGGCTCGCGTTCGACAAGGCCCGCGAGCACGCGCGCACGATCGTGATCGAGACCTTCCTCGAGGGCTTCGACCACCGGATGCTGGTCGTCAACGGCGCGCTGGTCGCCGTCGCCAAGCGCGTCCCCGGCCACGTCGTCGGCGACGGCGCCCACACGATCACCGAGCTGGTCGACCTGGTCAACGCCGACCCGCGCCGCGGCCTCGGCCACGAGAAGGTCTTGACCCGCCTCGAGTTCGATCACCAGGCCGAGCGCCTGATGGAGCAGCACGGGATCACGGCCGACCACGTCCTGCCCGCGGGCGAGGTGTTCTTCCTGCGCTCGACCGGCAACCTCTCGACCGGCGGCACCGCGGTCGATCTCACCGACGTGGTCCACCCCGACAACCGCGAGATGGCCGAGCGGGCGTCGCAGGCGATCGGCCTCGACGTGGCCGGCATCGACTTCATCACGCGCGACATCAGCCGCTCGTACCGCGAGGTCGGCGGCGGCATCTGCGAGGTCAACGCCGCGCCCGGCTTCCGCATGCACGTGGCGCCGACCGAGGGCAAGCCCCGCGACGTCGCCGGGCCGGTCATGGACATGCTGTTCCCGCCGGGCACGCCGGCCCGCATCCCGATCGCGGCGATCACCGGCACCAACGGCAAGACCACGACCGCGCGCATGCTCGCGCACATCCACAAGATGGACGGCCGCAAGGTCGGGCTCGCGACCACCGACGGCGTCTACGTCGACGGCGAGCGGACCGTCGTCGGCGACATGACCGGCCCGCGCGCCGCGCAGATGGTCCTGCGCGATCCCGAGGTCGACCTGGCGGTGCTCGAGACCGCCCGCGGCGGCCTGGTGCGTGCCGGCATGGGCTACCGCACGTGCGACGTCGGCGCGGTGCTCAACGTCACCGCCGATCACCTCGGCCTCAAGGGCATCGACACGCTCGAGCAGCTGGCCGAGATCAAGCGCATCGTCGTCGAGGTCGCGCGCGGCACCGCGGTGCTCAACGCCGACGACCTGCGGTGCCTGAAGATGGCCGACCACACCCAGGCGGCGCGGATCGCCTACGTCACGATGAACCCGCGCCACGAGCTGGTGCGCCAGCACATCAGCGCCGGCGGCCTCGCGGCCGTGCTCGAGGACCAGATCCGCGGCCAGATGATCACGCTCTACGATCACGGCGCGCACCTGCCGCTGGTCTGGACCCACCTGATCCCGGCGACGCTCGAGGGCGCGGCCCTGCACAACGTCCACAACGCGATGGTCGCCGCGGTCATGGCGTACGCGATGGGCGTGAAGGTCGAGAACATCCGCCAGGGCCTGCGCACCTTCGACACCACGTTCTTCCAGGCGCCGGGCCGCCTCAACGTCTACGACAAGCTGCCGTTCAAGGTGATCCTCGACTACGGCCACAACCCGGCCGCGGTCCAGGCGATGGCCGCCTTGGTCGGCCGGCTCGAGGTCGCCGGCCGCCGCATCGCCGTGGTCTCGGCGCCGGGCGATCGCCGCGACGACGATCTCACGGCGATCGCGCGGATCGCCGGCCAGGCGTTCGACCACATCATCTTCCGGCGCGACGAGGATCGGCGCGGGCGCGGCCCCGACGAGGTGCCGACGATGATGCAGGCGGCGCTCGTGGCCGACGGCTACCCCGCGGCCCAGACCCAGGTGATCGTCGACGAGCAGCAGGCGATCGCCGCGGCGCTCCGGCTGGCCCAGCCCGGCGACCTGCTGGTCATCTTCGGCGACAACATCACGCGGTCGTGGAAGCAGATCATCTACTTCAAGGGCGAGGAGCCGGCGGCCGACGCGGCCGAGCCCCCGGCGGCGCCGGTCCGCGCGGCCGCGCGCGCCGAGCAGGTCGAGGTCCCGCTCGGCGGCGGCGCGGTGATCGCCGACGAGCGCGGCGTGCGCCTCGCGCGCGAGACCGACGACTGA
- a CDS encoding TetR/AcrR family transcriptional regulator — MPRHFDAARRTALVEQTLALMRARGVGRLTMSELATALGVKRPTLYFYFRDLSGLLLAAVEEVYRGYATHIAARLTAIDHPIEALGELARATVAYQHERRDLVILLFQLWAAGDTDPEVLLARSRAAGEILRADLVARVRVGVERGVVAPCEPERIVDLVLTVLDGTVVQSITRTGAASATVDELWRRVLAPLIVSPPPRRRPRSRPARGTS; from the coding sequence ATGCCCCGCCACTTCGACGCCGCCCGCCGCACCGCCCTGGTCGAACAGACCCTGGCGCTGATGCGCGCGCGCGGGGTCGGGCGCCTGACGATGAGCGAGCTCGCGACGGCGCTGGGCGTGAAGCGGCCGACGCTCTACTTCTACTTCCGCGATCTGTCGGGCCTGCTGCTGGCCGCGGTCGAGGAGGTCTACCGCGGCTACGCGACCCACATCGCCGCGCGCCTGACCGCGATCGATCACCCGATCGAGGCGCTGGGCGAGCTGGCCCGGGCCACGGTCGCGTACCAGCACGAGCGCCGCGATCTGGTGATCCTGCTGTTCCAGCTGTGGGCCGCCGGCGACACCGATCCCGAGGTGCTGCTGGCCCGCAGCCGCGCCGCCGGCGAGATCCTGCGCGCCGATCTGGTCGCGCGGGTGCGCGTCGGCGTCGAGCGCGGCGTGGTCGCGCCGTGCGAGCCCGAGCGCATCGTCGATCTGGTGCTGACGGTCCTCGACGGGACGGTCGTGCAGTCGATCACGCGCACCGGCGCCGCGTCCGCGACCGTCGACGAGCTGTGGCGGCGCGTGCTGGCGCCGCTGATCGTGTCCCCGCCACCGCGCCGGCGTCCGCGCTCGCGCCCAGCCCGAGGAACCTCATGA
- a CDS encoding cyanophycinase has product MSPARIEGDARRGWIVPVGGAEDKVPHDARILRRFVAVSGGADARIAVIPTASMLPDTGARYEGVFRELGVADATALPYATRADATRDDWMATLEHATGVFLTGGHQLRLSTILGGTPVAKALRRLNAAGVTIGGTSAGAAILSEHMIAFGKEGATPLAGAAALAPGFGLTNRVIIDQHFRQRDRLGRLLSALAYNPFAIGTGLDEDTAAFIDPDDRIEVVGSGAITIVDVSALTHSSMASAGQGEPICMTGVRLHILTNAATFDLHTRAATAPPRE; this is encoded by the coding sequence ATGAGCCCGGCCCGGATCGAGGGGGACGCCCGCCGCGGCTGGATCGTCCCGGTCGGCGGCGCCGAGGACAAGGTCCCGCACGACGCCCGGATCTTGCGCCGCTTCGTCGCGGTCTCCGGCGGCGCCGACGCGCGCATCGCCGTGATCCCGACGGCGTCGATGCTGCCCGACACCGGCGCGCGCTACGAGGGCGTGTTCCGCGAGCTCGGGGTCGCCGACGCGACCGCCCTGCCCTACGCGACCCGCGCCGACGCCACCCGGGACGACTGGATGGCGACGCTCGAGCACGCGACCGGCGTGTTCTTGACCGGCGGCCACCAGCTGCGGCTGTCGACGATCCTCGGCGGCACGCCGGTCGCCAAGGCCCTGCGCCGGCTCAACGCCGCCGGCGTCACGATCGGCGGCACCAGCGCCGGCGCGGCGATCCTGTCGGAGCACATGATCGCGTTCGGCAAGGAGGGCGCGACCCCGCTGGCCGGCGCCGCCGCGCTCGCGCCCGGGTTCGGCCTGACCAACCGCGTGATCATCGACCAGCACTTCCGGCAGCGCGATCGGCTCGGCCGCCTGCTCAGCGCCCTGGCCTACAACCCGTTCGCGATCGGCACCGGCCTCGACGAGGACACCGCGGCGTTCATCGACCCCGACGATCGCATCGAGGTCGTCGGCTCGGGCGCGATCACGATCGTCGACGTCTCGGCGCTGACCCACTCGTCGATGGCCTCGGCCGGCCAGGGCGAGCCGATCTGCATGACCGGCGTGCGGCTCCACATCCTGACCAACGCCGCGACGTTCGACCTGCACACCCGCGCGGCGACCGCGCCGCCCCGCGAATGA
- a CDS encoding beta-aspartyl-peptidase, translated as MLTMLRNALVYAPAPLGRCDLLVGGGQLLAIGGPAAPLPPLPPALADEHDLAGARVIPGLIDGHVHVTGGGGEAGCASRVPPVSLGDLTGAGITTVVGLLGTDGTTRTVADLVARTLGLREEGLSAWCYTGSYQCPPHTLTGSVRGDIVFVDPIVGVGELALSDHRSSQPTFDELVRVAADCHVAGLTSGKAGHVHLHLGDGARGLALVRRAVTETELPARVFQPTHVNRNRRLFDEALALATAHGVPLDVTAFPADDDGLDAATAIARCLASSAFPAERLTCSSDGAGCLPVFDADGQLRAMDIGRPAALLATLATLVADGHPLERVLPVFTANVARQLRLGGKGQLTVGADADLVVLDDAGRARDVMARGRWMVRAGQPTVAGVFAPRPAAAAEAGR; from the coding sequence ATGCTGACGATGCTGCGCAACGCGCTGGTCTACGCCCCGGCGCCGCTCGGACGGTGTGATCTCCTGGTCGGCGGCGGACAGCTCCTCGCGATCGGCGGACCGGCCGCGCCGCTGCCGCCGCTGCCGCCGGCGCTCGCCGACGAGCACGACCTCGCCGGCGCCCGGGTCATCCCCGGCCTGATCGACGGCCACGTCCACGTGACCGGCGGCGGCGGCGAGGCCGGCTGCGCGTCGCGCGTGCCCCCGGTCAGCCTCGGCGATCTCACCGGCGCCGGCATCACGACCGTCGTCGGCCTGCTCGGCACCGACGGCACGACCCGCACGGTCGCGGACCTGGTCGCGCGCACGCTCGGGCTGCGCGAGGAGGGGCTGTCGGCGTGGTGCTACACCGGCAGCTACCAGTGCCCGCCGCACACGCTGACCGGCTCGGTCCGCGGCGACATCGTCTTCGTCGATCCGATCGTCGGGGTCGGCGAGCTGGCGCTGAGCGACCACCGGTCATCGCAGCCGACCTTCGACGAGCTGGTGCGGGTCGCCGCCGACTGCCACGTCGCCGGCCTGACCTCGGGCAAGGCCGGCCACGTCCACCTGCACCTCGGCGACGGCGCCCGCGGCCTGGCGCTGGTGCGGCGCGCGGTCACCGAGACCGAGCTGCCGGCGCGGGTGTTCCAGCCGACCCACGTCAACCGCAACCGGCGGCTGTTCGACGAGGCGCTCGCGCTGGCGACCGCGCACGGCGTGCCGCTCGACGTCACCGCGTTCCCGGCCGACGACGACGGGCTCGACGCCGCGACCGCGATCGCGCGCTGCCTGGCGTCGTCGGCCTTCCCGGCCGAGCGCCTGACCTGCAGCTCCGACGGCGCCGGCTGCCTGCCGGTCTTCGACGCGGACGGCCAGCTGCGCGCGATGGACATCGGGCGCCCGGCGGCGCTGCTGGCGACCCTGGCCACGCTCGTCGCCGACGGTCACCCGCTCGAGCGGGTCCTGCCGGTGTTCACCGCCAACGTCGCGCGGCAGCTGCGCCTCGGCGGCAAGGGCCAGCTCACGGTCGGCGCCGACGCCGACCTGGTGGTGCTCGACGACGCCGGCCGCGCCCGCGACGTGATGGCGCGCGGCCGCTGGATGGTGCGCGCCGGCCAGCCGACGGTGGCCGGCGTGTTCGCGCCCCGGCCGGCGGCCGCGGCGGAGGCGGGCCGATGA
- a CDS encoding Mur ligase — protein sequence MRLVDSRRLTGPNLYAPSPGAIAEVAWDAAWLAGGGDPAQAIARWREQLARMLAPLGLAPTVITARRFTGGAALFVAAPWDLLTPTTELNEWAVASAAQVLAGAAEPPLEPARAELALALTAAHRPHLAELVRAARARGVPVLLDDDRITIGSGADLIGFTADEPLPAPAELPWAALAAMPIALVTGTNGKTTTTRLVARMARLAGRHPGVSSSDGVAVDERFIERGDWSGPDAARRVLRHPGVDLAVLEVARGGILRRGLAIEAADAAVITNVTADHLGGYGVDDLATMTQAKAVAARAARTVVLNADDPELVALAPTLTAPIVWFGRDPDGAVLAGHVARGGGAWAVRAGQIVHWRGGGEAARAVIAVDDVPLTFGGRAGYNVDNALAAAALATALGLPDAAVVAGLRAFTSSPDDNPGRGNLIDVRGVQVLVDFGHNPAAVRGVIALAASLCTGRLFVSLGMPGDRPDDELVEVARAIAAARPHQVRVHELPDHQRGRAPTVVPRLLTDAMVAAGLDVDAVRAAAGEVAAVAAALGVAGPGDVVLVLVHLDDDVYRLLAERA from the coding sequence ATGCGGCTGGTCGATTCGCGGCGCCTGACCGGGCCCAACCTCTACGCGCCCAGCCCCGGGGCGATCGCCGAGGTGGCGTGGGACGCGGCGTGGCTCGCCGGCGGCGGCGATCCGGCCCAGGCGATCGCGCGCTGGCGGGAGCAGCTCGCGCGCATGCTGGCGCCGCTGGGCCTGGCGCCGACGGTGATCACGGCGCGGCGCTTCACCGGCGGCGCGGCGCTGTTCGTCGCGGCGCCGTGGGATCTGCTGACGCCGACGACCGAGCTCAACGAGTGGGCGGTCGCCAGCGCCGCCCAGGTGCTCGCGGGCGCGGCCGAGCCGCCGCTCGAGCCGGCCCGCGCCGAGCTGGCGTTGGCCCTGACGGCGGCGCACCGGCCCCACCTGGCCGAGCTGGTGCGGGCCGCGCGCGCCCGCGGCGTCCCGGTGCTGCTCGACGACGACCGCATCACGATCGGCAGCGGCGCGGACCTGATCGGCTTCACCGCCGACGAGCCGCTGCCGGCGCCGGCCGAGCTGCCGTGGGCCGCGCTCGCGGCCATGCCGATCGCCCTGGTCACCGGCACCAACGGCAAGACCACGACCACGCGGCTGGTCGCGCGCATGGCGCGGCTGGCGGGCCGCCACCCGGGCGTCAGCTCGTCGGACGGCGTCGCGGTCGACGAGCGCTTCATCGAGCGCGGCGACTGGAGCGGCCCCGACGCCGCGCGGCGGGTGCTGCGCCACCCCGGCGTCGATCTCGCCGTGCTCGAGGTCGCGCGCGGCGGCATCTTGCGCCGCGGCCTGGCGATCGAGGCCGCCGACGCGGCGGTCATCACCAACGTCACCGCCGATCACCTCGGCGGCTACGGCGTCGACGACCTCGCGACGATGACCCAGGCCAAGGCGGTGGCGGCGCGGGCCGCGCGCACGGTCGTGCTCAACGCCGACGATCCCGAGCTGGTGGCGCTGGCGCCGACGCTGACCGCGCCGATCGTCTGGTTCGGCCGCGATCCCGACGGCGCGGTGCTCGCCGGGCACGTCGCGCGCGGCGGCGGCGCCTGGGCCGTGCGCGCCGGGCAGATCGTCCACTGGCGCGGCGGCGGCGAGGCCGCGCGCGCGGTCATCGCGGTCGACGACGTGCCGCTGACCTTCGGCGGCCGCGCCGGCTACAACGTCGACAACGCGCTCGCGGCCGCGGCGCTGGCCACCGCGCTCGGCCTGCCCGACGCCGCGGTGGTCGCCGGGCTGCGCGCGTTCACCTCGTCGCCCGACGACAACCCGGGCCGCGGCAACCTGATCGACGTCCGCGGCGTGCAGGTGCTCGTCGACTTCGGCCACAACCCGGCGGCGGTGCGGGGCGTGATCGCGCTGGCCGCGTCGCTGTGCACCGGCCGGCTGTTCGTCAGCCTCGGCATGCCCGGCGATCGCCCCGACGACGAGCTGGTCGAGGTCGCGCGCGCGATCGCGGCCGCGCGCCCGCACCAGGTCCGGGTCCACGAGCTGCCCGACCACCAGCGCGGCCGGGCCCCGACGGTCGTGCCGCGCCTGCTGACCGACGCGATGGTCGCGGCCGGCCTCGACGTGGACGCCGTGCGCGCGGCCGCCGGCGAGGTCGCCGCGGTCGCCGCGGCCCTCGGGGTCGCCGGCCCCGGCGACGTCGTGCTGGTCCTGGTCCACCTCGACGACGACGTCTACCGCCTGCTGGCCGAGCGCGCATGA
- a CDS encoding DUF2254 domain-containing protein, whose product MSRRLWLWPVVLLAAVSLTLFAGFYLADAGTGGGGGYFGFEADKITDALPSLAAMIAAVLGIVITVVSIIVQLSSERYTGVAQMFLRDRINVAVMTYFVVACVCGVWLSMAVKSDFVPRVAIVAMLIFTTLGLVVMLPYFAYVFRFLEPSSIVARIRAQAVDTVRTAVTTHDAAAAVASQGEVLAAMEELTDITSNSISGKDKIIASRAVDALKDFVVGYLGHKGSAPIGWFAIGPTIRDNPDFVAMDPESLRDLETRRTWVEWKALRQYLGIYNEAQGSMPDINYLVAIDTRYVGEAAAAKGDREVVRLTFRFMNSYLRATINAKAVRTAYNVLNQYRKLVEAMIKRGEHEIAAEAVGHMIYYGRTCYDLQLGFITETVAYDVGALCELAHGHGLGEELLGQFLELDQPLRAKRQEGGLIGIRKAQVKLACFYLASGVDALARRIADDMSGEPPERLAAIRDQLERVESKDFWEIIDRGRNFEFMPEPQKRQMTTFFGWFPHVAA is encoded by the coding sequence ATGAGTCGTCGTCTGTGGCTGTGGCCGGTGGTCCTGCTGGCCGCGGTGTCGCTGACCCTGTTCGCCGGGTTCTACCTGGCCGACGCCGGCACCGGCGGCGGCGGCGGCTACTTCGGGTTCGAGGCCGACAAGATCACGGACGCGCTGCCGTCGCTCGCCGCCATGATCGCGGCGGTGCTCGGCATCGTGATCACGGTGGTCTCGATCATCGTGCAGCTCTCGAGCGAGCGCTACACCGGCGTCGCGCAGATGTTCTTGCGGGACCGGATCAACGTCGCGGTCATGACCTACTTCGTCGTCGCGTGCGTCTGCGGCGTGTGGCTGTCGATGGCGGTCAAGTCGGACTTCGTCCCGCGGGTCGCGATCGTGGCGATGCTGATCTTCACGACGCTCGGCCTGGTGGTGATGCTGCCGTACTTCGCGTACGTGTTCCGGTTCCTCGAGCCGTCGAGCATCGTCGCCCGGATCCGGGCCCAGGCGGTCGACACGGTCCGGACGGCGGTGACCACCCACGACGCCGCGGCCGCGGTCGCCAGCCAGGGCGAGGTGCTCGCCGCGATGGAGGAGCTGACCGACATCACCTCGAACTCGATCTCGGGCAAGGACAAGATCATCGCCAGCCGCGCGGTCGACGCGCTCAAGGACTTCGTCGTCGGCTACCTCGGCCACAAGGGCTCGGCGCCGATCGGGTGGTTCGCGATCGGTCCGACGATCCGCGACAACCCCGACTTCGTCGCGATGGACCCCGAGTCGCTGCGCGATCTCGAGACCCGGCGCACCTGGGTCGAGTGGAAGGCGCTGCGCCAGTACCTCGGCATCTACAACGAGGCCCAGGGGTCGATGCCCGACATCAACTACCTGGTCGCGATCGACACCCGCTACGTCGGCGAGGCCGCCGCGGCCAAGGGCGATCGCGAGGTCGTCCGGCTGACGTTCCGGTTCATGAACTCGTACCTGCGCGCGACGATCAACGCCAAGGCCGTGCGCACCGCCTACAACGTGCTCAACCAGTACCGGAAGCTGGTCGAGGCGATGATCAAGCGCGGCGAGCACGAGATCGCGGCCGAGGCCGTCGGCCACATGATCTATTACGGCCGCACCTGCTACGACCTGCAGCTCGGGTTCATCACCGAGACCGTCGCCTACGACGTCGGCGCGCTGTGCGAGCTGGCCCACGGCCACGGCCTCGGCGAGGAGCTGCTCGGGCAGTTCCTCGAGCTCGACCAGCCGCTGCGGGCGAAGCGCCAGGAGGGTGGGCTGATCGGCATCCGCAAGGCCCAGGTCAAGCTGGCGTGCTTCTACCTGGCCAGCGGCGTCGACGCGCTGGCCCGGCGCATCGCCGACGACATGAGCGGCGAGCCGCCCGAGCGCCTGGCCGCGATCCGCGATCAGCTCGAGCGGGTCGAGTCCAAGGACTTCTGGGAGATCATCGATCGCGGGCGCAACTTCGAGTTCATGCCCGAGCCCCAGAAGCGGCAGATGACGACCTTCTTTGGCTGGTTTCCGCATGTTGCGGCGTAA
- a CDS encoding lamin tail domain-containing protein: MRTRLSVVVLAACASGSTEQPVDAARVDAVVHDGAEPDGAEADAAGPDAAPPDAATADAAVVDARLVDAPAIDAIPLDAPVDGPPPVVTSLLLAEVVLAPTGGEFVEIVNPTTAAVDLSNYHLSDAPQYFRLPAGVAAVAADTTDFVARFPAGASIPAGGVITVALDTAANFTIAYPTIAPTYSLASGTMTVLTAGAGATLTNAGEPIVLFFWDGASDKVTDVDIMVAGTPTATNALANKSGVAIDGPDADALTGTYAADANTIPSQTAPASGRSTKRLALESAAVETQTGGNGVAGHDETSEQTNTTWDTTAYSVPTPGAVPAALLP, encoded by the coding sequence ATGCGCACTCGCCTGTCCGTCGTGGTGCTGGCCGCCTGTGCCTCGGGCTCGACCGAGCAGCCGGTCGACGCGGCCCGGGTCGACGCCGTGGTCCACGACGGGGCCGAGCCCGACGGCGCCGAGGCCGACGCCGCCGGCCCGGACGCGGCCCCGCCCGACGCCGCCACGGCCGACGCCGCGGTGGTCGACGCGCGCCTGGTCGACGCGCCCGCGATCGACGCGATCCCCCTCGACGCGCCCGTCGACGGTCCGCCGCCGGTGGTCACGTCGCTGCTCCTGGCCGAGGTCGTGCTGGCGCCGACCGGGGGCGAGTTCGTCGAGATCGTCAACCCGACGACGGCCGCGGTCGACCTGAGCAACTACCACCTGTCTGACGCGCCCCAGTACTTCCGGCTCCCGGCGGGCGTGGCCGCGGTCGCGGCCGACACGACCGACTTTGTGGCCCGGTTCCCCGCCGGCGCCTCGATCCCGGCCGGGGGCGTGATCACCGTCGCGCTCGACACCGCCGCCAACTTCACGATCGCCTACCCGACGATCGCGCCGACCTACTCGCTGGCCAGCGGCACGATGACCGTGCTGACCGCCGGCGCTGGCGCGACCTTGACCAACGCCGGCGAGCCGATCGTGCTGTTCTTCTGGGACGGCGCCTCCGACAAGGTCACGGACGTCGACATCATGGTCGCGGGGACGCCGACGGCCACGAACGCCCTGGCCAACAAGAGCGGCGTCGCGATCGACGGCCCCGACGCCGACGCCCTGACCGGCACCTACGCCGCCGACGCCAACACGATCCCGTCCCAGACCGCGCCGGCCTCGGGCCGCTCGACCAAGCGGCTCGCGCTCGAGTCGGCCGCGGTCGAGACCCAGACCGGCGGCAACGGCGTGGCCGGGCACGACGAGACCAGCGAGCAGACCAACACGACCTGGGACACGACGGCCTACTCGGTGCCCACGCCCGGCGCGGTGCCCGCCGCGCTCTTGCCGTGA